TAATGGTGGTTGATAGATTGTGGATATGTTGAGTTCTCCGTGTTGAAGAGTTCTGCAAGTTTGATGATGATATACTGTCGTAAATTGGATTACGGTGAGTTATGATATGTTCAGTTCAGTCGGGGTAAGTTAAGTTGAGTTATCAAATCATAGGTTGATGAACCTGTACATATTGCAAAAGtagttaacacattgatctccTATAAGGTGACGGTTGAGGAAGAGTGGACGagtgggaagtgggaaatcgtgattGAACCAGTTCCATATTTCGTgtgagacttggtcgattttccattcACTACTTCACTTACTCCTTGAACTGCTAAcacgacttactcatatttctcaACGTGGATGTACTATTACATCGCACGTCTtgtaggcctccagaccaaaatcctagtgaatattcccatgtgacatgattgatgtctcatgtatgTGAGGTGTACGACATGTGTGAGAAATACCCCAACTATTTCTCACCAcataagagagtaaaggcggtggaataaagaGATAAACTTagcctagtttatctctatctattcctaAAGAGACGGGAAAAGTGCTCCGCACGGCAAGTAATccctatcttcaccgacctgagattagagaattcagctataaataggtcacctatttctccaagctaacggaactttctcataaactctcggggtaattcttcttcaaactctagaattctctgatctccTTCTTCATCTCTGCTTCCTTCCCGAAGACCATCCCTAACCTCTCATGTGACTGAAGCATCCTTTGAACGTCCATTTTGCGTGGTTTAAGCGAAGATTGTTCGTTCTCAACCTCCATAACTCACTTTCGGGAacccctagaatcccacttttaGCCTCTCACTAATTCTAGGTAACTACAATTAGATTACACAATGTAAATCGTGCATATGTTAATTTATAagagattgtggtgtacttgataTTCTTATCATTTCAAAGGCACTTATAAGTTTGCCTCTTTTCTTTGATCAAGCTTACGCCCATAATTACTATGAGGGTGACTATGTAACATATACTGCGACTAAGTTTATTGTTTGTGTTTTTTTCGAAAGGAAAGGTTATATTAAGAAAAGCAGTTGTACTTGCCAAcataaaacaggaaaaaaataaaaaaaatatcaagtctCAATAAGAGGAGACTGCCAAAgaaagaaataacaaccacacggGGTAGAATACATGTCGAACAGACTACCAGGCTGGAAAAGGATGCACTGCTGAGTATGCAGTAAACAAAAGCAACGAAAGAAACAATAGGGAGTGACCTGATGCTATACCCCCTCGCTGTCAGATTGTCAAAGTCTGCATAAATTGAAACCACTGCATCAAGTATACATATCATCAAGGTCCGCACATAAGAACATCCCAGCTGCTCCAAATCAGGTTGGAAGGAACGAATTTGAATGTGTCAGCTTCACAAGACCAAAGGACAACGAGGTTTTTTGTAAGGTCAATGGGTTCAGTTGTGCATTTCGGTCGACCTCCGAACACCCTTGTGTTCCGCTCCTTCTACAACACCTAGCAAATTGCATAAGGGATTATTTTCCAGACTTCTTTTCCCCTCCCATTCAGAACATTAACATCCCAAGCATCAAACAACTGTAATAAAGTTCTTGGCATCAGACATGAGATCTTGAAGGCTTTAATAAAGTAATCCCAAACCTCTAAAGAAAACGAACAGTGCATAAACATATGGTCGGAGGATTATCTTTCGACATTACACAAAACGCGCAAATCGCTGTCAATGTTAATGCCCATATAGCTCAGCATATCCCTCGTTGGTAGAGAGTCGTGAAAACTGGCCCAGATAATGAAACTTACTTTGTTAGGGATATCTGCCTTCCGAAAGTTTTTTTCGAAGTTGCAAGAACCGTGGTCACCTTCTAAAATTTCATAACATCTTCGTGTGCTGAAATGATCCATAATATCCAGTTCATCTTCCCCCTCTACTAAATCAGGTACGTGAGGAATGTCGCGCCTAATCAAATCCAATTCATGTTTAAATCTCTTTTAAAATCACATTTCCAACCATTGGTTCCAACCATGTCTGCAATAGTAGCGTCCTTCGCCCTAACAACTTTGAACACTTCAGGGAAAATATCTTGCAATCTCCCTCCGTCAAGCCACCTATCCTTCCAGAATCGTATTCCTTTACCATTTCTAATTGTGAATTGCGCCATATTTTAAACAATATGAACCATCTTCACAACATTGTTTCAAAAACTTCTGCATTGAGGTTGAGAATCAACGTCAGGAACTAACACATCGttatttcttttgaatttttgattcaCTATCCTCCTCCAAAGACAATTTCTGTTTCTTTCAAATCTCCAAATCCACTTGATAGGCATCGAACGATTTTTATTCCTTAAGTTTTTCACCCCCAATCCTCTACTCTCCTCAGGTTTACATATCTTCAACCATCCTACCCAAACCATCTTTCGTCTTCCTTCCACATAGCCCCAAAAAAAGTTTCGCATGATTCTAACCATTTTCTTTTCCACACTTACTGGAAGATGAAAAAGGGATAAGTAATAAATTGGTAAGCTCGCAAGACCACTCTTAATAAATACCAATCTACCAGCTTtgttcaattttattttcttccaaGTCGCCAGCCTCTGTTCTATTCTAACCAATACATGCTCCCAAACAGAAACATTGCGCCAGTGTGAACCAATTGGCATTCTGAGGTAAGTGAACGACAATTTTTCAGTTTTACATCCAAGCTCCCTTGCTAATATATCAGTTACCTCATCAGCACCCACGCTTATCATCGTACTTTTATCAAAATTGAGCTTCAGACCTGTTAAGGTTTCAAAAACTTCCAAAATGATAAGtaatctccttacttcttcagcACTGGCATCGATGAATACCAATGTATCATATGTTAATTGAAGGTGAGAAATAATAGATCCGTTTTCCACCACTTGAAAACCTGAGAGCTGTCCCCTTTCAACTGCATCATTTAACAACTTAGAGAGAATCTCCACCACTAGTAAGAATAAGTATGGTGATAAAGAATCACCTTCTCGCAAACCTTTAGTTGGCTTGAATTTTTCCGTGGAGCTACCATTCACTAAGATAGACAGATGAGAAGAAGTAACACACCACCTGATCCACGAAATCCATTTTTCACCAAAATCATGCCTTTGTAAAATAATAAACAGAAAATTCCAATTAACAATATCGAAAGCTTTCTCCATATCAATCTTGCAAAGAATTCCTGGTTTCTTAGACTTTAACCTACTGTCCACACATTTATTTGCGATGAGTACACCATCAAGGATTTGTTTATCATGAATAAATGCACCTTGGAAGTCTAAGGAAAGAGCCGGCATTACCTTCTTCAACCTTACTGCAAGTAATTTTGATAATATCTTGTACACAATTCCTATGAGACTTAATGGTCGGAAGTTTTTAGGTGTACATGAGTCCTCCTTTTTTGGAATTAAAGTAAGGAACGGGTAGTTAAATCTCCAATCTATTGAACCAAACCGATGAAAATATTTAACAAGGTCCATGAAATTCTCTTTTAGTATGCCCTAACAACTTTTGAGGAATTCTGCATTAAACTCATCTGGTTCCGGTGCCTTATTACAACCCAACTTCTTTATAACATCCCAAACCTCCTCTTCCGAAAATTCGCGCTCTAGCCAAATCTTGTCCATCACATTAATCTTAGGAAATGAAAGATATTCCATCAAAGAATTAACTTCATCCTGCTGTGTGAAAAGATTAATGTAGAAGCTTCGTATTTCTTCTTTTATAATGTTCTGATCAAAACAATCACTTCCTCCAACCTGGAGCTTAGCTATTGTGTTACCTTCTTCCTTGCACTTGCAATACAGTGGAAATACCTAGTGTTAGAATCTCCCCATCGGAAATTATTTTGTTTTGCCCTCAAATGCCATTTTCTTGCTTCCATTGCTTCAATCATCTTAAGTTTCATTTTACAATTCATTGCAATCATCTTAAGTTTATTGTTGCTTATAGTATTAATCAGTTATGGGAGACTAACTCTAACCCTTCATCTTTTTTGTGTAATGCTTTTGCAAAATGATGTAACGAGGAGGGTACTCCCCGTTGTAAGGCCCgtgaaattaaaaaagaaaaaaacattaggCGAGCTTCGGGTTATAAACATGGAAAGTTCCTTTATATATCTCAGGAAATACTAATGGTACCCCCATTAAGTAGTTATGTTAGTTATAATTTGATTAACATGAAAATTGTTGAATTACTAGAAACTTTTGATACTCATACCCCCTTCAAAAGTTCGTCACCAGTTTCAATATATACTATAACAATAGTTCTAAACAATAATACAACCGGAAGACAAAAAAATCTATAATAAAAATGCTCTCTCCCAAAATGTTCAGTTCtaaggaaaacaaaaaaaaaatactccataGCTTCTCTAGGGCTAAAGATCCAAAGAAAGACAAAGCTTAGCACTCTTTTCAATTGCCCTAGTGTCTACCTCACCAAAGACTGTGAAGAGGGACTTTGGCCTCCACTCGTGCTGGATAAGAGTGCTTGTCTTACCATGGTTCTTGATCTCTGGGTACCGACGGTCATGGTGTTCTCATTTGTACTGAAACTACGGGCAAGCTCAGCACCAACAAGGCAACAACTGTATTGGTAACATGATTATGTCTCTGATAGATTTCTTCAACATGCAATCAATTTAAACACAAATTTATGTCAAACACAAATCAAACTGAGATCAAATTCACAAGCTTTTTATGAAATAAAAGATCATATTATAGGCTCAAATTAAATCAAGATTCAACAGTTCTTCATGCATATGCTTTATGATTAAGTTGCAAACAAAATTAAGTCAAACCCACTTTCAATTAATCTAAAATAATAAGTTAGGAAGAAATTGACCAGATCTAAGCACAAATCTTAAGTGTGAAGGGTATTAATATGAAGCATAAAGAACAATATGGGATGATAGATTACTTTTAAGTAACAAAAGAATGGTGAAATTCCCACTAATCTTGGAGTCAGAGTAAATAACAAATGAAATAACCTCCCTCCACTTGGTTTCAACTTCTCGTAATCCACGACCACTAATAAAGCAACAAGAAAATAACCAGATGATAACTTAAATTCCCAAATAAAAGAACTtaaacccaaaattagggttcttacgaGCTAGACTTTCTCTGATACCCTTACCATGAAGAGGTGAAATCTAAATCAAAGACCAGGTTGGAATCTTTTACGATTAgaaggaagaagaacaagatctGAAGTTTTCGTCGATTTCTTACGAAGGAGAAGAGATAATTTTATTTGTATTGTATTTTGTTATTCGGGGTATAAAAGATTTGTATATCTTATAGGGTAGGTAGATAAATGTTGGGGGTACGTAGTGTTGGGatcttgcaacaatgaacaacacgttagatgtatcaaaaataatatataaataactAATCCAAAATAACTCTACCAAAACACCTTGATGAGGGCGGAATCACAGATTCAACAAGTtgcccttaacacattagttcgcgagtatactcgagttgagtaatgctaaacccctcacagCGAAGCTGTgaccaggataagactgcccggtataacttgagttagcacaacgcaagttacctactcttgaactcagcaacggggatgaaagTAAGACGACGCACAAACAAAGGTAGAAGATGATAAAAAAGAATtgtttcttgtgtgtttttaaaacagaatttcgagttgtatttataggatgaaatacttgcaaatcaagttaggttttggttttcttcaaaaacaagtaaaacacgtaaaaggaatttacccataaataaaactcttaagaattaatttgggaattaatttcctaaagaaaactcgccaaaaaataaatccgtgtagaaaagggacttggtgcatggcatacgcgcatatcgcatgggttaaaatatgtattttttgcatgggttaaaacatgtattttttagaacgcctcacaaacaaaggtagaagataataaaaagaattgcttcttgtgtgtttttaaaacagaatttcgagttgtatttataggatgaaatacttgcaaatcaagttaggttttggttttcttcaaaaacaagtaaaacacgtaaaaggaatttactcataaataaaactcttaagaattaatttaggaattaatttcctaaagaaaactctccaaaaaataaatccgtgtagaaaagggacttggtgcatggcatacgcgcatatcgcatgggttaaaacatgtattttttgcatgggttaaaacatgtattttttagaacgccgcacaaacaaaggtataagatgataaaaagaattgcttcttgtgtgtttttaaaacagaatttcgagttgtatttataggatgaaatacttgcaaatcaagttaggttttggttttcttcacaaACAAGTAAAACatttaaaaggaatttacccataaataaaactcttaagaattaatttgggaattaatttcctaaagaaaactcgccaaaaaataaattcgtgtagaaaagggacttagtgcatggcatacgcgcatatcgcatgggttaaaacacgtattttttgcatgggttaaaacatgtactttttagaacgccgcacaaacaaaggtataagatgataaaaagaattgcttcttgtgtgtttttaaaacagaattttgagttgtatttataggatgaaatacttgaaaatcaagttaggttttggttttcttcaaaaacaagtaaaaggaatttacccataaataaaactcttaagaattaatttgggaattaatttcctaaagaaaactcgccaaaaaataaatccgtgtagaaaaggtacttggtgcatggcatacgcgcatatcgcatgggttaaaacatgtattttttgcatggcttaaaacatgtattttttataaCGCCACACAAACAAAGgtagaagatgataaaaagaattgcttcttgtgtgtttttaaaacagaatttcgagttgtatttataggatgaaatacttccaaatcaagttaggttttcgttttcttcaaaaacaagtaaaacacgtaaaagaaatttacccataaataacaCTCTTAAAAATTAATtcgggaattaatttcctaaagaaaactcgccaaaaaataaatccgtgtagaaaaagaacttggtgcatggcatacgcgcatatcacatgggttaaaacatgtattttttgcatcGGTTTTaacatgtattttttagaacgccgcacaaacaaaggtataagatgataaaaagaattgcttcttgtgtgtttttaaaacagaatttcgagttgtatttataggatgaaatacttccaaatcaagttaggttttggttttcttcaaaaacaagtaaaacacgtaaaaggaatttacccataaataaaactcttaagaattaatttgacAATTAATtccctaaagaaaactcgccaaaaaataaatccgtgtagaaaagggacttggtggaTGGCAGACGCGCATATCacatgggttaaaacatgtattttttgacATGTATTTTTTAGAACGCCTTGCAAATAAAGgtagaagatgataaaaagaattgcttcttgtgtgtttttaaaacagaatttcgagttgtatttataggatgaaatacttgcaaatcaagttaggttttggttttcttcaaaaacaactaaaacacgtaaaaaaaatttatccataaataaaactcttaagaattaatttgggaattaatttcctaaagaaaactggccaaaaaataaatccgtgtagaaaaaggacttggtgcatggcatacgctcATATCGCATGGgttaaaatatgtattttttgcatgggttaaaacatgtattttttataaCGCCGCACAAACAGAAGTGgaagatgataaaaagaatttcttcttgtgtgtttttagcacagaatttcgagttgtatttataggatgaaatacttgcaaatcaagttaggttttggttttcttcaaaaacaagtaaaacacgtaaaagaaatttacccataaataacaCTCTTAAAAATTAATttgggaattaatttcctaatgaaaactcgccaaaaaataaatccgtgtagaaaaagaacttggtgcatggcatacgcgcatatcacatgggttaaaacatgtattttttataaCGCCACACAAACAAAGgtagaagatgataaaaagaatttcttcttgtgtgtttttaaaacagaatttcgaatgtatttataggatgaaatacttccaaatcaagttaggttttggttttttcttcaaaaacaagtaaaagaaatttacccataaataaaactcttaagaattaatttcctaaagaaaactcgccaaaaaataaatTCGTGTAGAAAAaagacttggtgcatggcatacgcgcatatcgcatgggttaaAAATGTATTTTTTGCATAGGTTAAAACATATATTTTTTAGAACGTCGCACAAACAAAGGTAGAAGATGATAAAAAAGAattgcttcttgtgtgtttttaaaacggaatttcgagttgtatttataggatgaaatacttgcaaatcaagttaggttttggttttctacAATAACAAGcaaaacacgtaaaaggaatttacccataaataaaactcttaagaattaatttgggaattaatttcctaaagaaaagtcGCCAAAAAATAAATTCGTGTAGAAaaaggacttggtgcatggcatacgcgtatatcgcatgggttaaaacatgtattttttgcatgggttaaaaaatgtatttttttaaCGCCGCACAAACAAAAGTAGAACATGATTAAAAGAattgcttcttgtgtgtttttaaaacagaatttcgagttgtatttataggatgaaatacttgcaaatcaagttaggttttggttttcttcaaaaacaagtaaaacacgtaaaaggaatttacccataaataaaactcttaagaattaatttgggaattaatttcctaaagaaaactcgtcgaaaaataaatccgtgtagaaaagggacttggtgcatggcatacgtgCATATCacatgggttaaaacatgtattttttagtaCGCCGCAAAAACAAAGGTAGAAGATGATAAAAAAGAattgcttcttgtgtgttttaaaaacagaatttcgagttgtatttataggattaaatacttgcaaatcaagttaggtttttgttttcttcaaaaacaagtaaaacacgtaaaaggaatttacccataaataaaactcttaagaattaatttgggtATTAATTTCCTacagaaaactcgccaaaaaataaattcgtgtacaaaagggacttggtgcaaggcatacgcgcatatcgcatggggtaaaacatgtttttttttgcatgggttaaaacatgtatttttttcatgggttaaaaacatgtattttttagaacgccgcacaaacaaaggtagaagatgataaaaagaattgcttcttgtgtgttttaaaaatagaatttcgagttgtatttattggatgaaatacttgcaaatcaagttaggttttggttttcttcaaaaacaagtaaaacacgtaaaagaaatttacccataaattaaactcttaagaattaattagggattttattttctaaagaaaactcgccaaaaaataaatctgtgtagaaaagggacttggtgcatggcatatgcGCATATCGTATGgggtaaaacatgtattttttgcatgggttaaaacatgtattttttagaacGCTGCACAAAAAAAGGTAAaagatgataaaaagaattgtttcttctgtgtttttaaaacaaaatttcgagttgtatttatagcatgaaatacttgcaaattaagttaggttttggttttcttcaaaaacaagtaaaacacgtcaaaggaatttacccataaataaaactcttaagaattaatttgggaattaatttcctaaagaaaactcgggacttggtgcatggcatacgcgcatatcgcatgggttaaacacatgtattttttgcatgggttaaaacatgtattttttagaacgccgcacaaacaaaggtagaagatgataaaaagaattacttcttgtgtgtttttaaaacagaatttcgagttgtatttataggatgaaatacttgcaaatcaatttaggttttggttttttcttcaaaaacaagtaaaacacgtaaaagaaatttacccataaataaaactcttaagaattaatttgggaattaatttcctaaagaaaactcgccaaaaaataaatccgtgtagaaaagggacttggtacatggcatacgcgcatatcgcatgggttaaaacatgtattttttgcatgggttaaaacatgtattttttagttAGCCGCACAAACAAAGGTAGAAGAGGATAAAAAGAATTGCttattgtgtgtttttaaaacagaatttcgagttgtatttataggatgaaatacttgcaaatcaagttaggttttggttttcttcaaaaacaagtaaacgtaaaaggaatttacccataaataaaactcttaagaattaatttgggaattaatttcctaaagaaaactcgccaaaaaataaatccgtgtagaaaagggacttggtacatggcatacgcgcatatcgcatgggttaaaacatgtattttttgcatgggttaaaacatgtattttttagaacgccgcacaaacaaaggtagaagaggataaaaagaattgcttcttgtgtgtttttaaaacagaatttcgagttgtatttataggatgaaatacttgcaaatcaagttaggttttggttttcttcaaaaacaagtaaaccacgtaaaaggaatttacccataaataaaactcttaagaattaatttgggaattaatttcctaaacaaaactcgccaaaaaataaatccgtgtaaaaaagggacttggtgcatggcatacgcgcatatcgcatgggttaaaacatgtatattttgcatgggttaaaacatgtattttttagaacgccgcacaaacaaaggtagaagaggataaaaagaattgcttcttgtgtgttttcaaaacaaaatttcgagttgtatttataggatgaaatacttgcaaatcaagttaggttttggttttcttcaaaaacaactaaaacacttaaaaggaatttacccataaataaaactcttaagaattaatttgggaATTAATTTCCAAAAGAAAACTAGCAGAAAAATATATcagtgtagaaaagggacttggtgcatggcatacgcgcatatcgcacgggttaaaacatgtattttttgcatgggttaaaacatgtattttttagaacgccgcacaaacataggtagaagatgataaaaagaattgcttcttgtgtattttaaaacagaatttcgagttgtatttatagatgaaatacttgcaaatcaagttaggttttggtttttcttcaaaaacaagtaaaacacgtaaaagaaatttacccataaataaaactcttaagaattaatttgggaattaatttcctaaagaaaactcgccaaaaaataaatccgtgtagaaaagggacttggtacatggcatacgcgcatatcgcatgggttaaaacatgtattttttgcatgggttaaaacatgtattttttagagccgcacaaacaaaggtagaagagataaaaagaattgcttcttgtgtgtttttaaaacagaatttcgagttgtatttataggatgaaatacttgcaaatcaagttaggttttggttttcttcaaaaacaagtaaaccacgtaaaaggaatttacccataaataaaactcttaagaattaatttgggaattaatttcctaaagaaaactcgccaaaaataaatccgtgtaaaaagggacttggtgcatggcatacgcgcatatcgcacgggttaaaacatgtattttttgcatgggttaaaacatgtattttttagaaccgcacaaacaaaggtagaagatgataaaaagaattgcttcttgtgtgtttttaaaacagaatttcgagttgtatttataggatgaaatacttgcaaatcaagttaggttttggttttcttcaaaaacaagtaaaacacgtaaaaggaatttacccataaataaaactcttaagaattaatttgggaattaatttcctaaagaaaactcgccaaaaaaaatccgtagaaaagggacttggtgcatggcatgcgcatatcgcatgggtaaaacatgtattttttgcatgggttaaaacatgtattttttagaacgccgcacaaacaaaggtagaagatgataaaaagaattgcttgtgtgtttttaaaacagaatttcgagttgtatttataggatgaaatacttgcaaatcaagttaggttttggtttcttcaaaaacaagtaaaacacgtaaaaggaatttacccataaataaaactcttaagaattaatttgggaattaatttcctaaagaaaactcgccaaaaataaatccgtgtagaaaagggacttggtgcatggcatacgcgcatatcgcatgggttaaaacatgttttttgcatgggttaaaacatgtattttttagacGCCCACAAACAAAGGTAGAAGAGATAAAAAGAattgcttcttgtgtgtttttaaaacagaatttcgagttgtatttatagatgaaatacttgcaaatcaagttaggttttggttttcttcaaaacaagtaaaacacgtaaaaggaatttacccataaataaaactcttaagaattaatttgggaattaatttcctaaagaaaactcgccaaaaataaatcgtgtaaaagggacttggtgcatggcatacgcgcatatcgcatgggttaaaacatgtatttttgcatgggttaaaacatgtatttttagaacgccgcacaaacaaaggtagaagatgataaaaagaattgcttcttgtgtttttaaaacagaatttcgagttgtatttataggatgaaatacttgcaaatcaagtta
This DNA window, taken from Papaver somniferum cultivar HN1 chromosome 3, ASM357369v1, whole genome shotgun sequence, encodes the following:
- the LOC113360071 gene encoding uncharacterized protein LOC113360071; protein product: MPALSLDFQGAFIHDKQILDGVLIANKCVDSRLKSKKPGILCKIDMEKAFDIVNWNFLFIILQRHDFGEKWISWIRWCVTSSHLSILVNGSSTEKFKPTKGLREGDSLSPYLFLLVVEILSKLLNDAVERGQLSGFQVVENGSIISHLQLTYDTLVFIDASAEEVRRLLIILEVFETLTGLKLNFDKSTMISVGADEVTDILARELGCKTEKLSFTYLRMPIGSHWRNVSVWEHVLVRIEQRLATWKKIKLNKAGRLVFIKSGLASLPIYYLSLFHLPVSVEKKMVRIMRNFFWGYVEGRRKMVWVGWLKICKPEESRGLGVKNLRNKNRSMPIKWIWRFERNRNCLWRRIVNQKFKRNNDVLVPDVDSQPQCRSF